From Rickettsiales bacterium:
TGCAGAATCCCATCTTCCCACTCTTCTCCAATAAAATCGACGATTTCGCGCAGCACCGGCTCCGGCGATGACACAATTTCTTCGTACTTCACCTCTTTCAGCGAAAGCTTCAGCTTACCTCGAATCTTCAGGTAGTAATCCATGACGGCGCAATAATAGTTCACCGTGTCTTCCATCGTCAGAAAATGCACATTGCTCGGGTTCAGCGCGAACATCCGTTGAAAACAACTGAGGCAGACAGCGCGCGGGTCGCGGACGATGAAAAGCACGGGGCTTTGCGGGAATAAATACTGGATACCCCCCAGATGCACCGTGTTAATGGGTTGCTTGTCCAGGACGCGTTTATCGCTCAATTCCGTCAGGTAGGCCCTGGCGCGTTGCCCGTAAGCAGTTTGAAATCCTTTGACCTGCTCAGCGGTGAGTTCGGGCAATATGTTGGGCATGTTGGGTAATCCGGCCATTAGTTCGGAGAGAAAATTTAATTCCGAGCTGGGGTATAACTGGCTGTGCGCGGCGAGCATTTGTTCGATCAATGTAGTGCCCGATCGAGGGAAGCCGAGGATAAAGATCGGCCCTTTGCCTTGAGTTGTAACGGGCTCCATCTGCTCAATACCATCCAGCCAGGCGTTATATTTATTCAGCATTTTGTAGCGCGCTTCTTTAGAAACCTCGCTGGTTTTTGCATAAATTTCATTGCCAAGCCGATACGATTCCCATGCGGCATCATAGTCTTCCAATGCATGGAACGCGCGGGCGCGCTCAAACCACCCTGCAATCCGGTTGAGCGATTGTAGGGTATTTATCTCGTTCTCCTCTAGCGGCACGTACTGCTTGTTACGCCAGTTGATCCTGGTGCGCAGCAGCGGCGCGGCGCCCGAATCCTCAAAATCTTCATCCAGC
This genomic window contains:
- a CDS encoding sulfotransferase, translating into MVKKNVLTKGMESLTQAQRLLATYERRPDMQLLKDAEACLQQAQQAHPESGQIYVLRSAIYQHLNRRQQALVCLGKAYQLDPESPAVLHACYRGYDRYGLLPEALEFAKKFCAIQPDIEAFEQLYTALYRLNRHNEAIEVCIQASALHPDANQFNDWRLLLLEKNNQLDEDFEDSGAAPLLRTRINWRNKQYVPLEENEINTLQSLNRIAGWFERARAFHALEDYDAAWESYRLGNEIYAKTSEVSKEARYKMLNKYNAWLDGIEQMEPVTTQGKGPIFILGFPRSGTTLIEQMLAAHSQLYPSSELNFLSELMAGLPNMPNILPELTAEQVKGFQTAYGQRARAYLTELSDKRVLDKQPINTVHLGGIQYLFPQSPVLFIVRDPRAVCLSCFQRMFALNPSNVHFLTMEDTVNYYCAVMDYYLKIRGKLKLSLKEVKYEEIVSSPEPVLREIVDFIGEEWEDGILQYHTHKRALATPNQEGISKPVYTSAMQNWRHYEKQFEPFQDQLAAYVKLFGYE